Proteins encoded in a region of the Teredinibacter purpureus genome:
- a CDS encoding substrate-binding periplasmic protein: MFVLVPVLAHADTHNTAEPTNDVLLVRHIVVPEDRVYTHRFEYFVDLLQLALTKSGQPFLLEAVPIPPVPTTRNIRYLKEGRFHVTWMHTDTAREEQVRPIRVPIFRGLIGWRLLMIHQDNAELFSSINSINTLKALKAGQGHDWPDTAILKNHHFNVRTSYNWKGIYNLLQNKRIDYFPRGIIEIWDEIERLEKHLIETNPNDNLNTIIDNNIALNYPSAFYFFVANENELLAQALERGFLEAYKDGSFQQLFMAYFGEDIRRSKLINRTIYTLTNDALPKDTPLHDKTLWFSPDEMFTAPE, from the coding sequence ATGTTCGTTTTAGTGCCCGTACTCGCACACGCTGACACACACAACACTGCAGAACCCACTAACGACGTATTACTAGTGCGTCATATTGTGGTGCCCGAAGACCGAGTGTATACCCACCGGTTCGAATACTTTGTTGATCTACTGCAACTAGCTCTGACAAAATCTGGGCAGCCTTTCCTGTTAGAGGCGGTGCCCATTCCACCGGTGCCCACTACGCGTAATATCCGTTACTTAAAAGAGGGCCGCTTTCACGTCACCTGGATGCATACCGATACCGCGCGAGAAGAACAGGTACGGCCCATTCGAGTACCGATTTTCCGTGGTTTAATCGGCTGGCGATTGCTGATGATCCATCAAGACAATGCCGAACTTTTTTCCTCAATCAACAGTATTAACACATTAAAGGCACTTAAAGCCGGACAAGGTCACGACTGGCCGGATACCGCTATTCTTAAAAATCATCATTTTAACGTGCGAACCTCTTACAATTGGAAGGGCATTTATAATTTATTGCAAAACAAGCGAATTGATTACTTCCCAAGAGGTATCATCGAAATATGGGATGAAATTGAACGGCTCGAAAAACATCTGATTGAAACTAACCCGAACGACAATTTGAACACGATTATTGATAATAATATTGCCCTGAATTATCCCAGTGCCTTTTACTTTTTTGTGGCAAACGAAAATGAACTACTGGCGCAAGCGTTAGAACGCGGCTTCCTCGAAGCCTATAAAGACGGGTCATTCCAACAATTATTTATGGCCTATTTTGGTGAAGATATTCGACGTTCCAAGCTCATCAATAGAACTATCTACACACTTACCAATGATGCCCTTCCAAAAGATACCCCCTTACACGATAAAACGTTGTGGTTTTCACCCGACGAAATGTTTACCGCACCAGAATAA
- the katG gene encoding catalase/peroxidase HPI, with the protein MQDNSSGSSGKCPVMHGGNVKMGGGTQNMDWWPNQLNLRILHQNSEKISPLGDDFNYAEAFEALDLSEVKQNLTEVMTDSKDWWPADYGHYGPFMVRMAWHAAGTYRTGDGRGGASTGNQRFAPLNSWPDNGNLDKARRLLWPIKKRYGNSLSWADLFILAGNVAIESMGLKTFGFGGGREDIWEPEEDVYWGAESDWLGNERYSGERDLENPLAAVQMGLIYVNPEGPDGNPDPIASGRDIRETFARMGMDDYETVALTAGGHTFGKAHGAGDAAHVGAEPEAAPMEEMGFGWASTYGSGKGRDTITSGIEGAWTANPIQWDNGYFDVLFGYEWQLVKSPAGANQWAPKKLAEKDHAPDAENASKRVGLMMTTADMAMKEDPAYRKISEHFHKNPEEFADAFARAWFKLTHRDMGPVSRYKGKEVPSETLMWQDPLPAATGNAISGNDIANLKAQLLESGLSVSELVYTAWSSAATYRGSDYRGGANGARIRLAPQKDWQVNQPEQLQKVLGIFEGIQKTFNDTQTANVSLADLIVLGGSVAIEKAALNAGHEITVPFMPGRVDASHEQTDAESFDVLEPIADGFRNYSKKSYRVSAEELLLDRAQLLTLTAPEMTVLVGGMRVLNTNFENGQQGVFTHNVDMLTNDFFVNLTDMNTVWKPIPNVAGEFEGRDRTTGDVKWRASRVDLVFGSNSQLRALAEVYACDDTKEKFVQDFVKAWVKVMNADRFDLN; encoded by the coding sequence ATGCAAGACAACAGTAGTGGCTCGTCAGGCAAATGTCCCGTTATGCACGGCGGTAACGTAAAAATGGGTGGTGGCACCCAAAATATGGACTGGTGGCCCAACCAACTAAACCTTAGAATTCTTCATCAAAATAGCGAAAAAATCAGCCCTCTAGGCGATGACTTCAATTATGCCGAGGCTTTCGAAGCGCTCGACTTAAGCGAAGTTAAGCAAAACCTTACAGAGGTGATGACCGATTCGAAAGACTGGTGGCCCGCAGATTATGGTCACTATGGCCCTTTTATGGTGCGTATGGCGTGGCATGCGGCCGGTACTTATCGCACCGGCGATGGCCGTGGCGGTGCTTCTACCGGTAATCAGCGTTTTGCCCCACTGAATAGCTGGCCTGACAATGGGAATCTCGATAAAGCTCGCCGTTTGTTATGGCCCATTAAGAAAAGGTACGGCAATAGCCTCTCGTGGGCCGATTTGTTTATTTTGGCTGGCAATGTAGCCATTGAATCCATGGGCTTGAAAACCTTTGGTTTTGGTGGGGGTCGAGAAGATATTTGGGAACCCGAAGAAGATGTTTACTGGGGCGCAGAAAGTGATTGGCTGGGTAATGAGCGTTATTCCGGTGAGCGCGATTTAGAGAACCCGCTTGCGGCTGTGCAAATGGGCTTAATCTACGTTAACCCAGAGGGCCCCGATGGTAATCCAGACCCCATCGCTTCTGGTCGAGATATACGCGAAACTTTTGCGCGCATGGGTATGGACGATTACGAAACGGTTGCTCTTACCGCCGGTGGACACACCTTTGGTAAAGCTCACGGTGCCGGAGACGCGGCGCATGTTGGTGCTGAGCCAGAAGCTGCGCCCATGGAAGAAATGGGTTTTGGTTGGGCAAGTACTTATGGCAGTGGCAAAGGCCGGGATACGATAACCAGTGGTATTGAAGGTGCGTGGACAGCCAACCCTATTCAATGGGATAACGGATATTTTGACGTCTTGTTTGGTTATGAATGGCAACTTGTTAAAAGCCCTGCCGGTGCAAACCAGTGGGCACCAAAGAAACTTGCTGAAAAAGACCATGCACCTGATGCAGAAAATGCCAGTAAGCGTGTTGGCCTAATGATGACCACCGCAGATATGGCCATGAAGGAAGACCCGGCTTACCGCAAAATTTCCGAGCACTTCCATAAAAATCCCGAAGAGTTTGCCGACGCGTTCGCCCGTGCATGGTTCAAACTTACCCACCGTGACATGGGGCCAGTCAGTCGCTACAAAGGTAAAGAGGTTCCGAGTGAAACCTTAATGTGGCAAGACCCATTGCCCGCAGCCACAGGTAATGCCATCAGTGGCAATGATATTGCGAACCTAAAGGCACAGTTGCTTGAATCTGGGCTGAGTGTTTCCGAGCTGGTTTATACCGCATGGTCATCTGCCGCAACATACCGCGGTTCTGATTATCGTGGCGGCGCAAACGGCGCACGTATTCGTCTCGCGCCGCAAAAAGATTGGCAGGTGAACCAACCTGAGCAACTGCAAAAAGTATTGGGCATATTCGAAGGTATTCAGAAAACTTTTAACGATACTCAAACCGCCAATGTATCGTTGGCCGACCTCATTGTTCTTGGTGGCAGCGTTGCAATCGAAAAGGCGGCACTTAATGCAGGGCATGAAATAACCGTTCCTTTTATGCCAGGTCGTGTGGATGCTTCACATGAACAAACCGATGCAGAGTCGTTTGATGTATTAGAGCCTATTGCTGATGGTTTTCGTAATTACAGCAAGAAAAGTTACCGAGTGTCGGCCGAAGAGTTATTGTTGGATCGCGCACAATTGCTCACCTTAACGGCACCGGAAATGACCGTTTTAGTCGGTGGCATGCGTGTGCTCAATACGAACTTCGAGAACGGTCAGCAGGGTGTTTTTACCCATAACGTGGACATGTTAACCAACGATTTCTTTGTTAATCTCACTGATATGAATACGGTATGGAAGCCCATTCCCAATGTTGCCGGTGAATTCGAAGGCCGTGACCGCACTACCGGCGACGTTAAGTGGCGGGCAAGCCGTGTAGATTTAGTGTTTGGTTCCAATTCACAGTTGCGAGCGCTGGCCGAAGTGTATGCTTGCGATGATACAAAAGAAAAATTCGTTCAAGATTTTGTTAAAGCATGGGTGAAAGTGATGAATGCTGATAGATTCGATTTAAACTAA
- a CDS encoding NADPH-dependent FMN reductase, with translation MKILAFAASSSAKSINKQLIRYSVTLLPLHECEVIDLRDYELPIFSVDKEMEGGIPQLALQLFERIGTSDALIISYAEHNGSYSAAYKNIFDWMSRINPKVFQNKPMVLLATSPGPGGAKNVLEAAGKSAPYFGGQLKASLSVPTFFDNFSSEEKRITNDDINQKLKAAFDTLGAP, from the coding sequence ATGAAAATTCTCGCCTTTGCTGCCAGCAGTAGCGCCAAATCCATCAACAAACAATTAATCCGCTATAGCGTTACTTTGCTCCCATTACACGAATGTGAGGTAATCGATTTGCGCGATTATGAATTGCCCATTTTTAGTGTCGATAAGGAAATGGAGGGGGGAATACCGCAACTTGCACTGCAATTATTTGAGAGAATTGGAACTTCCGACGCGCTTATTATTTCATACGCGGAACACAACGGTTCATACTCCGCTGCCTACAAAAACATCTTCGATTGGATGTCCCGTATTAACCCAAAAGTATTTCAAAACAAACCCATGGTATTACTGGCAACATCGCCAGGGCCCGGCGGCGCCAAAAATGTACTTGAAGCAGCGGGTAAGTCAGCGCCCTACTTCGGTGGACAACTTAAAGCGAGCCTTTCTGTTCCTACATTCTTCGATAATTTTAGTAGTGAGGAAAAACGCATTACCAACGACGACATTAATCAGAAACTAAAGGCCGCTTTCGATACGCTCGGAGCACCGTAA
- the bglX gene encoding beta-glucosidase BglX: MSDFLGIHHLQLKGIRMLSSRLHTLVLFTLIGVFSSFVQANRYEAELDALLAKMTLAEKIGQMNQYNGFWDATGPQPDEGDAKKKYEHLREGLVGSVLNVSGYERVRELQSFVVNESRLGIPLIFGLDVIHGHKTIFPIPLAESASWDMEAIERSARLAAIESSAQGINWTFAPMVDISEDARWGRVAEGAGEDPYLGQHIAVARVNGFQGDDLSAVDTIAACAKHFAGYGFAEGGRDYNRVDVSPYTLHNTILPPFEAAVKADVKTIMNAFNTLNGIPASGSEYLQRDILKGKWGFQGFVVSDWASIKEMVDHSFATNNEHAAALAVKAGSDMDMEGYAYVNHLESLVREGKVDEKLIDDAARRILRVKMELGLFEDPYKYTDKTREAEALYHPSHLAAARDMAKRSIVLLKNEKRLLPLNKNQQKIAVIGPLAADNNSVLGTWRVSSDDHSAVSLVDGLKQYSNHFTYEQGVKFSIGEEAFSQHIIANTTDRTGIAEAVALAKESDVVVMMLGEHGFQSGEGRSRSNIQLPGLQQELLEEVYAANNNIILLVASGRPLDLSWADAHIPTIVQTWQLGTESGNAIADVLFGEYNPSGKLPMSFPRNVGQLPTTYRQLSTGRSTPKDNVFWSHYTDIESDPLYPFGHGLSYTDFKYSKLKVKTLKDNRVKISVKVKNTGKYEGEEVVQLYLRDRVASTVRPVKELKGFKKILLSAGESQKVEFVLTEKEMGFYNAKGEFLLEDGDFDVMVGGGSIDGLTDRFTL; this comes from the coding sequence TTGTCAGATTTCTTAGGGATACACCACTTACAATTAAAAGGCATTCGCATGTTATCGAGCCGACTCCATACTTTAGTGTTATTCACACTTATAGGCGTTTTTTCTTCGTTTGTTCAAGCCAATCGCTATGAGGCAGAACTTGATGCGTTACTGGCTAAAATGACGCTGGCCGAAAAAATAGGACAAATGAACCAATACAACGGTTTTTGGGACGCAACGGGCCCGCAGCCAGACGAGGGCGATGCGAAGAAAAAATACGAACATTTGCGCGAAGGCTTAGTTGGTTCGGTTTTAAATGTGTCTGGTTATGAGCGAGTGCGCGAGCTTCAATCATTTGTGGTTAATGAAAGCCGTTTAGGTATACCGCTAATCTTTGGTCTTGATGTGATTCATGGCCATAAAACCATTTTCCCTATACCGCTGGCCGAATCCGCAAGCTGGGATATGGAAGCGATTGAGCGTTCTGCCCGATTAGCGGCAATAGAATCATCTGCGCAGGGTATTAATTGGACGTTCGCGCCTATGGTCGATATTTCCGAAGATGCGCGTTGGGGGCGAGTGGCAGAAGGCGCAGGTGAAGATCCCTACTTGGGGCAGCATATTGCCGTTGCGCGAGTCAATGGGTTTCAGGGGGATGATTTATCGGCGGTTGATACTATAGCGGCCTGCGCAAAACATTTTGCGGGGTATGGTTTTGCCGAAGGTGGGCGTGATTACAACCGTGTCGACGTTAGCCCGTATACGTTACACAATACTATTCTTCCTCCGTTCGAAGCCGCCGTAAAAGCGGATGTTAAAACAATCATGAATGCGTTTAATACATTAAATGGTATACCTGCATCGGGCTCTGAATATTTACAGCGTGATATATTAAAAGGTAAGTGGGGCTTCCAAGGTTTTGTTGTATCGGATTGGGCATCGATTAAAGAAATGGTTGACCATAGTTTTGCGACTAATAATGAGCATGCCGCGGCGCTAGCGGTTAAAGCCGGTTCAGATATGGATATGGAAGGTTATGCCTATGTGAATCATTTGGAATCGTTAGTAAGAGAAGGCAAAGTTGATGAAAAGCTCATCGATGATGCCGCTCGCAGAATATTGCGAGTGAAAATGGAATTGGGTTTGTTTGAAGATCCTTATAAATATACGGATAAAACACGAGAAGCAGAGGCTCTCTATCATCCATCACATTTAGCCGCTGCGCGAGATATGGCTAAACGTTCAATAGTATTGCTAAAGAACGAAAAGCGTCTTTTACCGTTGAATAAAAACCAGCAAAAAATAGCTGTTATTGGGCCGCTTGCTGCGGATAATAATAGTGTGTTGGGTACGTGGCGTGTTTCTTCCGACGATCATTCAGCCGTGTCTTTGGTGGATGGATTAAAACAATATTCCAATCACTTTACCTACGAACAGGGCGTAAAGTTCAGCATTGGCGAAGAAGCATTCTCTCAGCATATTATTGCCAATACCACGGATCGAACGGGTATCGCCGAGGCTGTGGCGCTGGCAAAAGAATCGGATGTAGTGGTGATGATGTTAGGTGAGCATGGTTTTCAGTCCGGTGAAGGTCGAAGTCGTTCAAACATTCAATTGCCAGGGTTGCAGCAAGAGTTGCTAGAAGAAGTTTATGCCGCAAATAACAATATTATATTGCTCGTCGCTAGTGGTCGGCCGTTAGATTTAAGCTGGGCAGATGCGCATATTCCAACGATTGTTCAAACATGGCAGCTGGGTACTGAGAGCGGTAATGCGATCGCCGATGTGTTGTTTGGGGAGTATAACCCCAGTGGCAAGTTACCTATGAGTTTTCCTCGTAATGTTGGGCAACTTCCTACGACCTATCGTCAGTTGAGTACTGGGCGTAGTACGCCGAAAGACAATGTGTTTTGGTCGCACTACACAGATATTGAAAGTGACCCGTTGTATCCCTTTGGTCATGGGTTAAGTTATACCGATTTTAAATACTCGAAGCTAAAAGTAAAAACGTTAAAGGATAACCGCGTAAAGATTAGTGTGAAGGTTAAAAATACGGGAAAATATGAGGGTGAAGAGGTTGTACAGCTTTACCTTCGTGATCGAGTGGCTTCTACGGTGCGGCCAGTAAAAGAATTGAAAGGTTTCAAAAAAATACTCCTCTCTGCTGGAGAATCTCAGAAAGTTGAATTTGTTCTAACCGAAAAAGAGATGGGCTTTTACAATGCCAAAGGCGAGTTTTTACTTGAAGATGGCGACTTTGATGTAATGGTAGGGGGTGGTTCTATCGACGGTTTAACGGATAGGTTTACGTTATAG
- a CDS encoding Lcl C-terminal domain-containing protein, giving the protein MVVAAGQQVIRAGHRPLQVPNTLNGTGGFAGYSDWRVPNIKKILSIIEVPCSSPSINSDRFLAASIGNYWTGQSGWAVYRQ; this is encoded by the coding sequence GTGGTAGTTGCAGCGGGGCAGCAAGTGATTAGGGCTGGGCACAGGCCCTTGCAGGTACCGAATACCTTAAATGGCACCGGTGGCTTTGCCGGATACAGTGATTGGCGTGTCCCTAATATTAAAAAAATACTGTCGATTATAGAAGTGCCTTGCTCCTCCCCATCGATTAACAGTGATCGCTTTCTTGCGGCCTCTATCGGTAACTACTGGACGGGACAGTCTGGTTGGGCCGTGTACCGACAGTAG
- a CDS encoding GGDEF domain-containing response regulator: MKTALAATATDFERSHESTYQHVFLMVEDNPADEALVKEMLSQAFDGKCHIVCVDRFEKITETLANGSFEVLILDMDLPDRSGVVNISELGLRFPDLPIVVLTGQDNFDVAVEALHNGAQDYLSKNDITPDMLSRSLYYARERKLIEQQLRHALEDSAYRNMQLEAQSKHDPLTGLPNRTYLHEAGNRVIFRAKRHKMSVALLFFDLNGFKKVNDSYGHLVGDELLKQLANRLEQEVRDSDLLARLGGDEFVVLTDLLHYDNEVYPLLTRLEQAFASPFVIEGSQLMMRTSIGVAFYPESDSLDLLLKNADFAMYEAKNATSSNVCFFTESMAEQFSRVHRIEQCLGKATSNAEFDVVFQPLLFTNNNSLSVEALVRWHSPELGSVPPDDFINLAERSPVINDITRLVVQKSATLLHHLNTLKKSIGTISINVCASQLEHPHFCDLFLHWLHEFRLPATKVCLELTERQIINKADDCKDQFDRLRREGITIALDDYGTGFSSLTHLLSLDIDLLKLDQFLIQQIDTQPRHQALVSGIVEMAKHMNIKVIAEGIEREEDLNVLTRIGVDGMQGFLIAKPLPLEDMVAFTQPHTLNV, translated from the coding sequence ATGAAAACAGCACTTGCGGCTACTGCGACAGATTTCGAACGATCACACGAGAGCACCTACCAGCACGTTTTTCTGATGGTGGAAGATAACCCCGCAGACGAAGCACTGGTAAAAGAAATGCTTAGCCAAGCCTTTGATGGAAAATGTCATATTGTGTGCGTCGATCGCTTTGAGAAAATCACCGAAACGCTGGCCAATGGCTCTTTTGAAGTTTTAATACTCGACATGGATTTGCCGGATCGATCAGGAGTGGTGAATATTTCCGAGCTAGGCCTCCGGTTTCCAGACCTACCGATTGTAGTTCTTACTGGCCAAGATAATTTTGACGTAGCGGTAGAGGCCTTACATAACGGCGCTCAAGACTACCTTTCCAAAAATGATATTACGCCAGACATGCTCTCCCGCAGTCTCTATTACGCAAGAGAGCGCAAACTAATAGAACAACAGTTACGCCATGCACTGGAAGATTCCGCCTACCGAAATATGCAGTTAGAGGCACAAAGTAAACACGACCCTTTAACCGGCCTCCCTAATCGCACCTATCTTCACGAAGCAGGTAACCGTGTTATTTTTCGCGCTAAACGCCATAAAATGAGCGTGGCCCTATTGTTTTTCGATCTCAATGGTTTTAAAAAGGTCAACGACAGCTACGGCCACCTAGTAGGAGATGAACTATTAAAACAACTCGCAAACCGATTGGAACAAGAGGTGCGCGACTCAGACTTACTCGCACGGCTGGGCGGCGATGAATTTGTCGTGCTAACGGATCTTCTCCACTACGATAATGAGGTCTATCCACTATTGACACGGCTGGAACAGGCCTTTGCCTCCCCTTTTGTCATCGAAGGCAGTCAACTTATGATGCGCACAAGCATAGGCGTAGCGTTTTACCCTGAGTCAGACAGCCTAGATCTTCTTCTTAAAAATGCCGACTTTGCAATGTACGAAGCTAAGAATGCCACATCAAGTAATGTTTGTTTTTTTACCGAAAGCATGGCAGAACAGTTTTCCCGCGTACACCGCATTGAGCAGTGCTTAGGAAAAGCCACGAGCAACGCAGAGTTCGACGTAGTCTTTCAGCCTCTGCTATTTACAAACAATAATTCTCTTTCGGTAGAAGCGCTAGTACGCTGGCATTCACCGGAGTTAGGTAGCGTGCCTCCTGACGACTTCATCAACCTCGCCGAACGCTCACCAGTAATTAACGATATAACACGGTTGGTCGTTCAAAAATCGGCGACGCTCCTACATCATTTGAACACGCTCAAGAAATCAATCGGAACTATCTCTATCAATGTGTGCGCCTCACAACTGGAGCACCCACATTTTTGCGATCTATTTCTACACTGGCTACATGAATTTCGACTACCCGCAACCAAAGTGTGCCTCGAACTCACAGAACGCCAAATCATTAACAAAGCAGACGATTGTAAAGACCAGTTTGATCGGCTACGCCGTGAGGGGATCACCATTGCGCTAGATGATTACGGTACAGGCTTTTCATCCCTAACTCACCTGCTAAGCCTTGATATTGACCTATTGAAACTCGATCAATTTTTAATTCAACAAATAGACACGCAACCTCGCCATCAAGCGCTTGTATCGGGCATTGTAGAAATGGCGAAACACATGAATATAAAGGTAATTGCTGAAGGTATTGAACGAGAAGAGGACCTTAACGTTCTAACGCGAATCGGCGTAGATGGAATGCAGGGCTTTCTCATTGCCAAACCGCTTCCCTTAGAGGATATGGTTGCGTTTACTCAACCTCACACATTAAACGTTTAA
- a CDS encoding sensor histidine kinase, with translation MSVIINIEKDQPLEHPQQNLQQLIYGLSHDMGAPLRAVVQFSLLLSRNLDAKLNDKERYWLQLIQENGEQAQSMIAALLQYSRLETHRETLKPFTIDEALQLALRKLQPQLLETNATIDYVPSACEINGDAEQWQLYFYCVLENALKFHSPTTDIPPQIRIRIDNTPNTITICVEDNGIGVNEKHWIELSRPFKRLNRQEEYPGIGMGLGYCERITQLHGGHLEFSSSPLGGLCITCTLAQA, from the coding sequence ATGTCGGTTATCATAAACATTGAAAAAGACCAACCCCTCGAACACCCGCAACAGAATCTTCAACAGCTAATCTACGGCTTATCTCACGACATGGGAGCACCCTTGCGTGCAGTCGTACAGTTTTCACTTCTTCTATCACGTAATCTTGACGCCAAACTAAATGATAAGGAACGCTACTGGCTCCAGTTAATTCAGGAAAATGGCGAACAGGCACAAAGTATGATTGCCGCGTTACTACAGTACTCTCGACTAGAAACCCATAGAGAAACGTTAAAGCCTTTTACTATAGACGAAGCACTGCAATTGGCCCTACGCAAACTGCAACCCCAACTGCTGGAAACCAACGCAACCATAGACTATGTGCCAAGCGCCTGTGAGATAAACGGCGATGCAGAACAATGGCAATTATATTTTTACTGTGTACTGGAGAATGCTTTAAAGTTTCATTCACCCACAACAGACATACCGCCGCAGATTCGCATACGTATCGACAACACCCCAAACACCATAACCATTTGTGTGGAAGACAATGGTATAGGCGTTAACGAGAAGCATTGGATTGAGCTAAGCCGCCCGTTTAAACGGCTAAACAGGCAAGAAGAATACCCCGGTATTGGTATGGGGCTCGGCTATTGTGAACGCATTACACAACTGCACGGTGGTCACCTAGAATTTAGCTCATCCCCTTTAGGTGGTCTCTGTATAACCTGCACATTGGCGCAAGCATGA
- a CDS encoding response regulator produces the protein MGSINILLIEDNPGDVELTREGLINFGKLNNQLDVVTDGEEALNYLYKRGVYFNINSPDIILLDLNLPKIDGREVLKAIKQDDTLGKIPVVVLSSSEAATDIQHAYNLHANCFITKPVQLDDFIKVIQMIEHFWIEIVRLPMKGD, from the coding sequence ATGGGTTCAATCAATATATTGCTTATAGAAGACAACCCTGGCGATGTAGAACTAACGCGCGAAGGGTTAATTAATTTCGGAAAACTCAATAACCAGCTGGATGTGGTAACTGATGGGGAAGAAGCTCTAAACTACCTATACAAACGTGGTGTCTACTTTAACATTAACAGCCCAGATATAATTCTATTGGATTTAAACCTCCCAAAAATTGACGGGCGCGAGGTACTCAAGGCCATAAAGCAAGACGATACGCTGGGTAAAATCCCCGTTGTTGTACTCTCTAGTTCAGAAGCCGCCACCGACATTCAGCACGCCTACAACCTACACGCCAATTGTTTTATCACCAAACCGGTACAGCTCGACGATTTTATCAAAGTGATACAAATGATAGAACATTTCTGGATTGAAATTGTACGCCTACCAATGAAGGGTGACTAA
- a CDS encoding response regulator yields MALKPAKILLIEDNPGDIELVRTGFEDAHIANQLDVIEDGQIALDYIEEGRNLPDIILLDINLPKIDGFEILAAIRNNPASHRIPVIMLTSSDAGEDVARSYQHSANSYVTKPIDFDKFLLAVKSIEEFWLSVVKLPLNTHR; encoded by the coding sequence ATGGCATTAAAACCAGCCAAAATACTACTCATTGAGGACAACCCAGGTGACATTGAGCTTGTGCGAACCGGATTTGAGGATGCTCATATCGCTAATCAATTAGACGTTATTGAGGACGGCCAAATAGCACTAGACTACATTGAAGAGGGACGTAATTTACCTGACATTATACTCTTGGATATAAATCTTCCAAAAATAGACGGGTTTGAAATTCTAGCGGCCATTCGCAATAATCCAGCCAGCCATCGCATCCCCGTTATTATGTTGACATCATCCGATGCGGGCGAGGATGTAGCAAGAAGCTATCAACACAGCGCCAATAGCTACGTCACCAAACCTATAGATTTCGATAAATTTTTATTGGCTGTCAAGTCAATTGAAGAATTCTGGTTAAGTGTCGTAAAACTACCACTCAACACTCATCGCTAG